The Fundulus heteroclitus isolate FHET01 chromosome 13, MU-UCD_Fhet_4.1, whole genome shotgun sequence genome contains a region encoding:
- the cd164l2 gene encoding CD164 sialomucin-like 2 protein isoform X3 codes for MQHLALRVLFSSLLLLAVVPLAHSQSDCSQAESCDLCVGDSMLNLTGCVWRLCPAGNDTGMCVTDQGDSADSGMNCSWTRVSELCSGGDSGSNSSEFSQAKFDMASFIGGIILVLCLQAGGFIAMRFLKSKEQSTYDPIEQPQ; via the exons ATGCAACATTTAGCTCTAAGGGTCCTTTTCTCGTCTTTGCTGCTTCTGGCAGTGGTTCCTTTAGCACACTCACAATCAG ATTGTTCACAGGCTGAGTCATGTGATCTGTGTGTCGGAGACTCCATGCTTAACCTGACAGGCTGCGTCTGGAGGCTTTGCCCAGCTG GTAACGATACAGGCATGTGTGTGACAGATCAGGGGGATTCTGCGGACAGCGGCATGAACTGCAGCTGGACCAGAGTGTCTGAACTGTGCTCAG GTGGTGACAGTGGCTCCAACTCGTCCGAGTTTTCCCAGGCCAAGTTTGACATGGCCAGCTTCATAGGCGGGATTATACTGGTGCTGTGTCTGCAGGCCGGCGGCTTCATCGCCATGCGCTTCCTCAAATCCAAAGAGCAGAGCACCTATGACCCCAT AGAGCAGCCACAGTGA
- the cd164l2 gene encoding CD164 sialomucin-like 2 protein isoform X1 — MQHLALRVLFSSLLLLAVVPLAHSQSDCSQAESCDLCVGDSMLNLTGCVWRLCPAGNDTGMCVTDQGDSADSGMNCSWTRVSELCSVVETVAAGGSEGDSGGDSGSNSSEFSQAKFDMASFIGGIILVLCLQAGGFIAMRFLKSKEQSTYDPIEQPQ; from the exons ATGCAACATTTAGCTCTAAGGGTCCTTTTCTCGTCTTTGCTGCTTCTGGCAGTGGTTCCTTTAGCACACTCACAATCAG ATTGTTCACAGGCTGAGTCATGTGATCTGTGTGTCGGAGACTCCATGCTTAACCTGACAGGCTGCGTCTGGAGGCTTTGCCCAGCTG GTAACGATACAGGCATGTGTGTGACAGATCAGGGGGATTCTGCGGACAGCGGCATGAACTGCAGCTGGACCAGAGTGTCTGAACTGTGCTCAG TTGTAGAGACTGTTGCCGCCGGTGGAAGTGAAGGTGACTCAG GTGGTGACAGTGGCTCCAACTCGTCCGAGTTTTCCCAGGCCAAGTTTGACATGGCCAGCTTCATAGGCGGGATTATACTGGTGCTGTGTCTGCAGGCCGGCGGCTTCATCGCCATGCGCTTCCTCAAATCCAAAGAGCAGAGCACCTATGACCCCAT AGAGCAGCCACAGTGA
- the cd164l2 gene encoding CD164 sialomucin-like 2 protein isoform X2, whose amino-acid sequence MSILFCKELPRSLADCSQAESCDLCVGDSMLNLTGCVWRLCPAGNDTGMCVTDQGDSADSGMNCSWTRVSELCSVVETVAAGGSEGDSGGDSGSNSSEFSQAKFDMASFIGGIILVLCLQAGGFIAMRFLKSKEQSTYDPIEQPQ is encoded by the exons ATGAGCatattattttgcaaagaactgCCTAGAAGCCTAG CAGATTGTTCACAGGCTGAGTCATGTGATCTGTGTGTCGGAGACTCCATGCTTAACCTGACAGGCTGCGTCTGGAGGCTTTGCCCAGCTG GTAACGATACAGGCATGTGTGTGACAGATCAGGGGGATTCTGCGGACAGCGGCATGAACTGCAGCTGGACCAGAGTGTCTGAACTGTGCTCAG TTGTAGAGACTGTTGCCGCCGGTGGAAGTGAAGGTGACTCAG GTGGTGACAGTGGCTCCAACTCGTCCGAGTTTTCCCAGGCCAAGTTTGACATGGCCAGCTTCATAGGCGGGATTATACTGGTGCTGTGTCTGCAGGCCGGCGGCTTCATCGCCATGCGCTTCCTCAAATCCAAAGAGCAGAGCACCTATGACCCCAT AGAGCAGCCACAGTGA
- the gpr186 gene encoding G protein-coupled receptor 186 has protein sequence MNPNASELPWDESSGLEPFFPLDPQESFSPPEAPPLTVWGVALCVSGTLIATENAIVVTTILATPSLRAPVFLLLASLGLADLLAGVALILHFLFRYCVKPNDWSELLTSGLLVTSLTTSLCSLMGVALDRYLSLSHALTYGSGQSRRRAATLLLLVWLGACVIGAGPAMGWHCLEDPNSCSVARPLTRTYLSLLCGGFLMVVIVTLQLYAGICRVARRHAHAIATQRHFLPTNQPYPSRHSSGKGFSRLILVLSVFVGCWMPFSLWGLLGDASSPPLYTYATLVPAAGSSLLNPILYSLRNKDIRKVLLHACCPHRFSHSTQTHYPVDV, from the coding sequence ATGAACCCGAACGCATCAGAGCTGCCCTGGGATGAGTCCTCAGGCCTGGAACCGTTCTTCCCGCTGGACCCGCAGGAAAGCTTCTCTCCACCTGAAGCCCCACCACTCACCGTCTGGGGCGTGGCCCTCTGTGTTTCAGGGACCCTCATTGCCACTGAGAACGCCATTGTGGTGACCACCATCTTGGCCACCCCGTCTCTCCGTGCCCCGGTCTTCCTGCTGCTGGCCAGCCTCGGCCTGGCCGACCTCCTGGCAGGCGTGGCGCTCATCCTGCACTTCCTCTTCCGGTACTGCGTGAAGCCCAATGATTGGTCCGAGCTGCTGACCTCGGGGCTGCTGGTGACCTCTCTGACCACCTCCCTTTGCAGCCTCATGGGCGTTGCCCTGGATAGATACCTGTCTTTGAGCCACGCCCTCACCTATGGCTCTGGCCAGTCGCGCCGCAGAGCCGCCACCCTCCTCCTGCTGGTCTGGTTGGGTGCTTGTGTCATTGGCGCAGGACCTGCTATGGGATGGCACTGCCTTGAGGATCCAAACTCCTGTTCCGTAGCACGACCCCTGACCCGAACCTATCTATCGCTGCTATGTGGTGGCTTCCTGATGGTTGTAATTGTAACTCTGCAGCTGTACGCAGGGATCTGCCGCGTTGCAAGGCGGCACGCCCACGCCATCGCAACCCAGAGGCACTTCCTGCCCACCAACCAGCCATATCCAAGCAGACACAGCAGTGGGAAGGGTTTCTCTCGCCTGATCCTGGTCCTGAGTGTGTTTGTGGGTTGCTGGATGCCCTTTTCCCTCTGGGGGCTGCTTGGAGACGCGTCCAGCCCTCCCCTGTACACCTATGCCACTTTGGTGCCAGCGGCTGGCAGCTCCTTGCTCAACCCCATCCTCTACAGCCTGAGAAACAAAGACATTCGCAAGGTGCTGCTCCACGCCTGCTGCCCACACAGATTCTCGCACAGCACGCAGACTCATTACCCCGTCGACGTGTAA